In Toxoplasma gondii ME49 chromosome VIII, whole genome shotgun sequence, a single genomic region encodes these proteins:
- a CDS encoding clathrin assembly protein AP19, putative (encoded by transcript TGME49_270370), whose amino-acid sequence MIHFLLLVSRQGKVRLSRWYLPPSCSSQGPSSGSEGAFAAGLPMKERSELLREAASRVLQRSAKQCNVVEWRDDTKLVFKRYASLFFIACVDSNENALLTLEVIHHFVEILDRYFGNVCELDLIFNFHKAYYLLDEIICGGELQETSKKAVLRVMNAQDALMEESNTKGGVKLT is encoded by the exons AAGGTCCGGCTTTCGCGCTGGTACCTCCCGCCGTCCTGTTCCTCGCAGGGTCCCTCCTCGGGATCGGAAGGCGCCTTCGCGGCCGGACTCCCCatgaaagaaagaagcgaactgCTGCGAGAAGCGGCCTCCAGAGTTCTGCAGCGAAGTGCGAAGCAATGCAACGTCGTCGAGTGGAGAGACGACACCAAGCTCGTCTTCAAACG GTACGCTAGCTTGTTCTTCATTGCATGCGTGGACAGCAACGAGAACGCGTTACTGACTCTGGAAGTGATCCACCACTTTGTCGAGATCTTGGATCGCTATTTCGGCAACGTTTGCGAGCTCGACCTCATCTTCAACTTTCACAAG GCATACTACCTTTTGGACGAGATTATTTGCGGCGGGGAGTTACAGGAGACCAGCAAGAAGGCTGTGCTGAGAGTGATGAATGCTCAAGATGCGTTGATGGAGGAGAGCAACACTAAAGGTGGAGTCAAGCTTACGTGA